In a genomic window of Bordetella petrii:
- the tdo gene encoding L-threonine 4-hydroxylase Tdo gives MEKSTPEAEIAQTQLKQATGSDRTSNLCEIIAKKDYIILPSATVRSLLSAEDESALADWAEFQESWNRLEQDQFMKDGGTYRFRRHGVYSATPASGVQLEPSQPHYQSVTYNTLNGGIARHFAPIEPSIASGKVLMSALELCRATFSGLAPFNHWHIEVHQFRIVATSAEGLPTPEGIHRDGVSFVFMMLVNRVNVLNGETGIYDRDRQELARYTLADPLDAAIVNDERTMHGVTPILADDPARQGYRDVLVITFNKR, from the coding sequence ATGGAGAAATCAACGCCTGAAGCCGAAATTGCGCAAACGCAACTGAAGCAGGCCACCGGCAGCGACCGCACGAGCAATCTGTGCGAAATCATCGCCAAAAAGGATTACATCATACTGCCGTCCGCAACTGTCCGGTCGCTGCTCTCTGCTGAGGATGAAAGCGCGCTGGCCGACTGGGCGGAGTTCCAGGAGAGCTGGAACCGCCTGGAGCAGGATCAGTTCATGAAGGACGGCGGGACGTATCGGTTTCGACGTCATGGCGTTTACAGCGCCACGCCGGCTTCCGGCGTTCAGCTTGAGCCGTCGCAACCTCACTACCAGAGCGTCACGTACAACACCCTCAACGGCGGGATTGCCCGACATTTCGCGCCCATCGAACCATCGATCGCGTCGGGCAAGGTCTTGATGTCGGCGCTGGAACTGTGCCGCGCCACGTTCAGCGGCCTGGCGCCGTTCAACCATTGGCATATCGAAGTTCATCAGTTCCGGATCGTCGCCACCAGCGCAGAGGGATTGCCTACTCCCGAAGGCATCCACCGGGACGGTGTGAGCTTCGTCTTCATGATGCTGGTCAACCGTGTCAACGTCCTCAATGGCGAGACCGGTATCTACGACAGGGATCGCCAGGAACTTGCCCGCTACACACTGGCCGATCCTCTCGACGCGGCCATCGTCAACGACGAACGCACGATGCATGGGGTAACGCCCATCCTTGCGGATGACCCAGCCCGGCAGGGCTATCGCGACGTCCTCGTCATCACCTTCAACAAGCGCTGA
- a CDS encoding LysE family translocator, producing MNELIAVATITILAVISPGPDFAMVTRNSYAFGSRTGLISAFGIACGVQVHVMYTVLGIAVVIVNSPLLFLGMKVLGASYLIYLGYKSLTNKTMLKLEEASGSAPSSLAAFRMGFLTNALNPKTMLFVVATYTQVVHAGSPMSHNFAYGLFMSVSHWVWFSIVALFFAAPGMRRRLLNHQLTVDRIIGVALIALGASLAFTNVSA from the coding sequence ATGAATGAACTGATCGCAGTAGCCACCATCACCATTCTGGCGGTCATCAGTCCCGGTCCTGATTTCGCGATGGTCACCCGAAACAGCTATGCGTTTGGGTCGCGTACCGGCCTGATTTCGGCATTCGGTATTGCCTGCGGCGTGCAGGTCCATGTGATGTACACCGTGCTGGGCATCGCGGTGGTGATCGTCAATTCACCCCTGCTGTTCCTGGGCATGAAAGTGCTGGGAGCTTCTTATCTGATCTATCTCGGATACAAGTCCCTGACCAACAAAACGATGCTGAAGCTGGAGGAAGCATCCGGTTCCGCGCCATCGTCGCTGGCGGCCTTCCGCATGGGCTTCCTGACCAATGCGCTCAATCCGAAGACGATGCTCTTCGTTGTCGCCACCTATACGCAGGTCGTCCATGCCGGCAGCCCGATGAGCCACAACTTCGCTTACGGCCTGTTCATGTCCGTTTCGCACTGGGTCTGGTTCAGCATCGTGGCGCTCTTCTTTGCGGCCCCCGGCATGCGTCGTCGCCTGCTGAACCATCAGCTCACCGTCGACAGGATCATCGGGGTCGCGCTGATCGCGCTGGGTGCATCCCTGGCTTTCACCAACGTCAGCGCTTGA
- the thrH gene encoding bifunctional phosphoserine phosphatase/homoserine phosphotransferase ThrH, with protein MRIACIDLEGVLIPELWPLIALASGIEALSITTREEPDYPALMRWRIDHLRQHGLRLRDVQAILAEIQPYPEARDFLHQLEQHGCYRVHIVSDCFQELAGSLLDALGSPATFCHSLETDPDNWITGCAWADRNGKEDHIARLLKQGSHVLAAGDAFNDLAMLRLAHDGFLVRPSAATAEAAEDLTVVEHLSEIITRIGLSSGTGMSWLA; from the coding sequence ATGAGAATTGCCTGTATCGACCTCGAAGGCGTGCTGATCCCGGAACTGTGGCCGCTGATCGCCCTGGCCAGTGGCATTGAAGCCTTGTCCATCACGACGCGGGAAGAACCGGACTATCCGGCGCTGATGCGCTGGCGGATCGACCATCTGCGACAACACGGCCTGCGCCTTCGCGACGTGCAGGCCATCCTTGCCGAGATCCAACCATACCCTGAAGCCCGTGATTTTCTGCACCAGCTCGAACAACACGGCTGCTATCGGGTACACATCGTTTCGGATTGCTTCCAAGAGTTGGCGGGGAGCCTGCTCGATGCGCTGGGCTCTCCGGCGACGTTCTGCCACTCGCTGGAGACAGATCCGGACAACTGGATCACAGGCTGCGCGTGGGCCGATCGCAATGGCAAGGAAGATCATATCGCCCGCCTGCTGAAACAGGGTTCCCATGTTCTGGCCGCAGGTGACGCCTTCAACGATCTTGCCATGCTGCGACTGGCTCATGATGGTTTCCTGGTTCGTCCGTCAGCGGCGACAGCGGAGGCCGCCGAAGACCTGACTGTGGTGGAACATCTGTCCGAAATCATCACGAGGATCGGCCTGTCGTCAGGCACAGGCATGTCATGGCTCGCATGA
- a CDS encoding TIGR03757 family integrating conjugative element protein → MLNLFRTQSGPIRFPSVVASSFCVALALASQAASAAEVTVFTDRSVTLKSAENANVVRLDEAQEIEAGLAADLPADPHRAQAIVQERLKQGGARLQRDLASAWQGVADAWSLSVSTVPAVVVDRRYVIYGETDVARAVARIEAYRRAQP, encoded by the coding sequence ATGCTCAACCTGTTTCGCACCCAATCCGGGCCTATACGCTTTCCATCGGTAGTCGCCAGCAGCTTCTGCGTTGCACTAGCTCTGGCCAGCCAGGCGGCCAGCGCCGCCGAGGTGACGGTCTTCACCGACCGATCCGTCACGCTGAAATCGGCCGAGAATGCCAATGTCGTCCGCCTCGACGAGGCACAGGAAATCGAGGCCGGCCTCGCGGCCGATCTGCCCGCTGATCCCCATCGCGCCCAGGCCATCGTCCAGGAACGCCTCAAGCAGGGCGGCGCCCGGCTGCAACGCGACCTTGCCTCCGCTTGGCAGGGCGTGGCCGATGCCTGGAGCCTTAGCGTTTCCACCGTTCCCGCTGTTGTGGTCGACAGGCGCTACGTCATCTATGGCGAAACGGACGTAGCCAGGGCGGTTGCCCGCATCGAGGCATACCGGAGGGCTCAGCCATGA
- a CDS encoding TIGR03756 family integrating conjugative element protein, whose translation MKRARRLRAAIAALMLGTASSAFALNTATITTSALSPDCLEYRVVGICYWLFCTTFGCSVRTSVKVRHYVPDAVVSSYATTGENPWLEVRAMSMPNTTAQAGGDGTTNQDHENNLSKFKNADVIGHPGGAVLGQLASASGYSCEGAGTAFMPYLLSTLDTVAWRYNVPEAVYPEALIPGIREIGARTSLNLWGAVYPRGGFLHQTDDYKSGAVVAQRAGDIVTRRGQIHVYQPLLATARDGYWPAGELVEGDASTGKWQELTPTMSSSCAVFPHSNQRVQAQQGDYAWALWRPYSCCQRRGQTFLGSVDFGGGS comes from the coding sequence ATGAAGCGCGCCCGTCGCCTCCGCGCCGCAATTGCGGCCCTCATGCTTGGAACCGCATCGTCGGCCTTCGCGCTCAACACGGCCACGATCACGACTTCGGCCCTGTCTCCGGACTGCCTCGAATACAGGGTCGTCGGGATCTGCTACTGGCTGTTCTGCACCACCTTCGGCTGCTCGGTGCGGACATCGGTGAAAGTGCGCCACTACGTGCCGGACGCCGTGGTATCCAGCTACGCCACTACGGGCGAGAACCCGTGGCTCGAAGTGCGGGCCATGAGCATGCCGAACACCACGGCGCAGGCCGGCGGCGATGGCACGACGAACCAGGACCACGAAAACAACCTGTCGAAGTTCAAGAACGCTGACGTGATCGGCCACCCCGGCGGCGCGGTCCTGGGTCAGCTCGCCAGCGCTTCGGGCTATTCCTGCGAAGGTGCCGGCACGGCTTTCATGCCATACCTGCTGAGCACGCTCGACACGGTGGCCTGGCGCTACAACGTGCCGGAGGCCGTCTATCCGGAAGCGCTGATCCCCGGCATCCGCGAGATCGGAGCGAGGACCTCACTGAACCTGTGGGGTGCCGTCTATCCACGGGGCGGTTTCCTGCACCAGACCGACGATTACAAGAGCGGAGCCGTTGTCGCGCAGCGCGCCGGCGATATCGTCACCCGCCGTGGCCAGATCCACGTCTACCAGCCCCTGCTTGCCACCGCTCGCGACGGCTACTGGCCCGCAGGCGAGCTTGTCGAAGGCGACGCCTCCACGGGCAAGTGGCAGGAACTCACGCCCACGATGTCCAGTTCGTGCGCCGTCTTCCCGCATTCGAACCAGCGCGTCCAGGCCCAGCAGGGTGACTATGCCTGGGCGCTCTGGCGGCCCTACAGCTGCTGCCAGCGCCGGGGTCAGACATTCCTTGGCAGCGTCGACTTCGGTGGAGGCTCCTGA
- a CDS encoding integrating conjugative element protein, which translates to MTSRSPAPAIHKHLRRSLLVFALTVACSGAVAQTSVNEYGLQHRGSVIGDDVLYSIGGGRAVSMTGAANMRSIGVGVGWNSNLICGDMSLTTTLQNQLNGITNGFQTIMSNVIQNATSAVASLPALIIQRADPGLYNLLTNGVLQARLDFDRSKLTCRAIANRMADTAGGQLGWDQLAEGMALKKAVASTDAVSAIEEAESSKGNEGVPWVGGDNAGGSGQAPIRVVADVTRAGYNLVNGRSVDDTSSIDSGSCGDRLTCQTWSSPQAAVTWATRVLGEQEQRTCESCTKTQTTPGVGLTPLIQEEYETKLESLQELISGSQSMSFDNLQKASSTSLPITRGVIEALRDEPDQDILARRLASEVALASVLEKALLLQRTLLTGRMEPNVAANEMAQEAVTQESDILDREINNLKTELELRRELANNSPMQIIQRHSTRAAGSRGVYQGDPIPNRLDELQRSQPGGSNP; encoded by the coding sequence ATGACTTCACGTTCTCCTGCTCCAGCCATTCACAAACATCTGCGCCGGAGCCTGCTCGTTTTCGCCCTGACGGTGGCATGCTCTGGCGCCGTCGCCCAGACGAGCGTCAACGAATACGGCCTGCAACATCGTGGCAGCGTGATTGGCGACGATGTGCTGTACAGCATCGGCGGCGGCCGGGCCGTATCGATGACGGGCGCGGCCAACATGCGCTCGATCGGTGTTGGCGTTGGCTGGAACAGTAACCTCATTTGCGGCGACATGAGCCTCACCACCACGCTGCAGAACCAGTTGAATGGCATCACCAACGGGTTCCAGACCATCATGTCGAACGTGATCCAGAACGCCACCAGCGCGGTGGCTTCTCTGCCCGCGCTGATCATCCAGCGCGCCGATCCTGGTCTCTATAACCTGCTCACCAACGGTGTCCTGCAAGCCAGGCTCGATTTCGACCGCTCAAAACTCACCTGCCGGGCGATCGCGAACAGGATGGCCGACACGGCTGGCGGCCAGCTCGGCTGGGATCAGCTCGCGGAAGGCATGGCGCTCAAGAAGGCCGTCGCCAGTACCGACGCGGTTTCCGCGATCGAGGAGGCGGAGAGCAGCAAGGGCAATGAGGGAGTGCCATGGGTCGGAGGCGACAATGCCGGCGGTTCGGGCCAGGCGCCTATCCGGGTGGTCGCTGACGTGACGCGCGCCGGCTACAACCTCGTCAACGGCCGCAGCGTCGATGACACCTCGTCCATCGATTCCGGCAGTTGCGGCGACCGGCTGACGTGCCAGACCTGGAGTTCTCCGCAGGCTGCTGTCACCTGGGCCACTCGTGTCCTGGGCGAGCAGGAACAGCGCACCTGCGAAAGCTGCACCAAGACGCAGACCACGCCCGGCGTCGGGCTGACCCCGCTCATCCAGGAAGAATACGAGACCAAGCTGGAAAGCCTGCAGGAACTGATCTCGGGCAGCCAGTCGATGAGCTTCGACAATTTGCAGAAAGCAAGCAGCACGTCCCTGCCGATCACACGCGGCGTGATCGAAGCGCTTCGGGATGAGCCGGATCAGGACATCCTCGCAAGGCGTCTCGCTTCCGAGGTTGCGCTCGCCAGCGTGCTGGAAAAAGCCTTGCTGCTTCAGCGCACGTTGCTGACCGGACGGATGGAGCCGAATGTGGCAGCGAACGAAATGGCTCAGGAGGCGGTCACTCAGGAGAGCGACATTCTCGACCGCGAGATCAACAACCTCAAGACCGAGCTCGAACTGCGCCGTGAGTTGGCCAACAACTCCCCAATGCAGATCATCCAGCGCCACAGCACCCGGGCCGCAGGTTCGCGCGGCGTCTACCAGGGCGATCCCATCCCCAATCGCCTCGACGAGTTGCAGCGTTCGCAACCGGGAGGAAGCAATCCATGA
- a CDS encoding conjugal transfer protein TraG N-terminal domain-containing protein, with protein sequence MTLYTSDYLEYYLTLVGWIVHNGIWSVLVASGLFALPFLAIVIQEWLKARAEGADEGNKGVLSSMRIENRVFVAIVVIMFAGIPFIDVDLNTISFDQSRSSQCQVNVPAPSDTGWGQSFTTLNNQSAKVPVWWFFMHSISKAVTSAAVAAIPCGTDLRQMRMDIDNTRIDDPLLAQEVTDFALNCYGPARAKLFMNRPNLSEEQMADVSWIGSNYFVDTPGYYDTYRSSTPREPWPYDDSRDAGLTEVPSGAGYPNCREWWSDGSTGLRARLLAQVDPNLLSRMANWAGFISRTELDDSVIRAIAAPRQQKLNQGAVYTDYGGQIDKTLPNVVTRAAGDVGMAVGAIGLFPAMDVMRQALPMSLSLLKMALVICIPLVLVIGTYDLKTLVTVSVVQFALFFVDFWFQLARWVDSTILDALYGWGWGYNRPMTNFDPVMGLNNAFGDLLLNFVMATMFLVLPGFWLAALTWVGVRAAGIVSAFSNSTKDAASAGGKGPAIISSKLK encoded by the coding sequence ATGACGCTCTACACGTCCGACTACCTGGAGTATTACCTCACCCTCGTCGGGTGGATCGTTCACAACGGCATCTGGTCAGTTCTGGTCGCCAGCGGCCTGTTCGCGCTTCCGTTTCTCGCCATCGTGATTCAGGAATGGCTGAAAGCGCGCGCGGAAGGGGCCGACGAAGGCAACAAGGGCGTGCTCTCCTCGATGCGAATAGAAAACAGGGTGTTCGTCGCCATCGTCGTGATCATGTTCGCCGGCATTCCTTTCATCGATGTGGATCTCAACACCATCAGCTTCGACCAGTCCCGCTCCAGTCAGTGCCAGGTGAACGTTCCTGCGCCCAGCGATACCGGCTGGGGCCAGTCATTCACCACGCTCAACAACCAGTCCGCCAAGGTGCCGGTCTGGTGGTTCTTCATGCACTCGATCTCCAAGGCGGTCACCAGCGCCGCCGTCGCGGCGATCCCGTGCGGAACCGACCTGCGGCAGATGAGGATGGACATCGACAACACCCGTATCGACGATCCCCTTCTGGCCCAGGAGGTGACGGATTTCGCGCTCAACTGCTACGGCCCGGCGCGGGCCAAGTTGTTCATGAACCGGCCGAACCTCAGCGAGGAGCAGATGGCGGACGTCAGTTGGATCGGCTCCAACTACTTCGTCGACACGCCTGGATACTACGACACCTATCGTTCCAGCACGCCTCGCGAACCCTGGCCCTACGATGACAGTCGCGACGCCGGATTGACCGAGGTGCCGAGCGGCGCCGGATACCCGAACTGCCGGGAATGGTGGTCGGATGGCTCAACCGGACTGCGTGCGCGCTTGCTGGCTCAGGTCGATCCCAATCTGCTTTCGCGCATGGCGAACTGGGCTGGCTTCATCTCCAGGACCGAACTGGACGATTCCGTGATCCGCGCCATCGCCGCCCCGCGGCAGCAGAAGCTGAATCAGGGCGCCGTCTACACCGATTACGGTGGACAGATCGACAAGACCTTGCCGAATGTCGTTACGCGGGCTGCAGGAGACGTGGGAATGGCGGTCGGCGCCATCGGGCTTTTTCCTGCGATGGATGTCATGCGCCAGGCGTTGCCCATGTCGTTGTCGCTGCTCAAGATGGCGCTGGTGATCTGCATTCCGCTCGTGCTGGTGATCGGCACCTACGACCTGAAAACCCTCGTCACGGTGAGCGTGGTGCAGTTTGCACTGTTCTTCGTCGACTTCTGGTTCCAGCTGGCGCGCTGGGTCGATTCCACGATCCTCGACGCGCTCTATGGCTGGGGATGGGGCTACAACCGTCCGATGACCAACTTCGATCCGGTGATGGGGCTGAACAATGCGTTCGGGGATCTGCTGTTGAACTTCGTCATGGCGACGATGTTCCTGGTGTTGCCTGGGTTCTGGCTCGCCGCGTTGACATGGGTTGGCGTACGCGCGGCTGGAATAGTCTCCGCCTTCTCGAACAGCACCAAAGACGCGGCATCGGCTGGAGGGAAAGGACCTGCCATCATCTCAAGCAAGCTCAAGTAG
- a CDS encoding DUF3742 family protein translates to MNTTTRSSTAERFGHKLGRTSRAYRHCERRVVAWLISVGAPSAVATALVWVVKLAVLGILLYAAFWLALLLLFAVAAAWMAGHDDATEEKMGVFTTQEDLRETPGYDPVPYNDADHPDFPDEKDL, encoded by the coding sequence ATGAATACGACAACTCGCAGCAGTACCGCAGAACGTTTCGGGCACAAGCTCGGCCGTACCTCGCGTGCTTATCGGCACTGCGAGCGTAGGGTCGTCGCGTGGCTGATTTCGGTTGGCGCGCCAAGTGCTGTCGCAACCGCTCTGGTGTGGGTCGTCAAGCTCGCCGTTCTGGGCATTCTCCTCTACGCCGCGTTCTGGCTGGCTTTGTTGCTCCTGTTCGCTGTCGCAGCCGCGTGGATGGCCGGACATGATGACGCCACGGAGGAAAAGATGGGGGTATTTACCACCCAGGAAGATCTCCGAGAGACACCGGGGTACGATCCGGTGCCCTACAACGATGCTGACCACCCAGACTTTCCCGATGAAAAGGACCTTTGA
- a CDS encoding PIN domain-containing protein — protein MAKFKHFLDSNVVLYLLSSDTDKADNAEALLKASPVVSVQVLNEVTNVCLRKLQMSWDEIARFLELVRSFCRVIPLTETIHDQARWVAEQHRLSFYDACIVAAAAAANCSTLYSEDMDHGQILEDSLTIRNPFVVK, from the coding sequence GTGGCTAAGTTCAAGCACTTCCTCGACAGCAATGTGGTGCTTTACCTTCTGTCGAGCGATACCGACAAGGCCGACAACGCGGAGGCGTTGCTGAAGGCTTCCCCGGTCGTCAGCGTGCAGGTGCTCAACGAAGTGACGAACGTGTGCTTGCGCAAGCTTCAGATGAGCTGGGACGAGATCGCCCGGTTCCTGGAACTGGTGCGCAGCTTTTGCCGGGTCATTCCGCTCACGGAGACGATTCACGATCAGGCCCGATGGGTGGCCGAACAGCATCGCCTTTCGTTCTACGACGCCTGCATCGTGGCGGCCGCAGCAGCAGCCAATTGCAGCACGCTCTACAGTGAGGACATGGACCACGGGCAAATACTGGAAGACAGCTTGACCATCAGAAATCCGTTCGTAGTGAAATGA
- a CDS encoding AbrB/MazE/SpoVT family DNA-binding domain-containing protein, with translation MQVAKWGNSLAVRLPATLVEALELREGDDIEIIVDDPRTFAVRKKPGADALLERLRAFRGKLPADFRFSRDEANARG, from the coding sequence ATGCAGGTCGCAAAATGGGGCAACAGTCTCGCCGTTCGTCTCCCGGCCACGCTGGTGGAAGCGCTGGAACTGCGTGAAGGCGACGACATCGAGATCATTGTGGATGATCCGCGCACCTTCGCGGTTCGCAAGAAGCCCGGTGCGGATGCCTTGTTGGAGCGCCTGCGCGCTTTCCGCGGCAAGCTGCCGGCAGATTTCCGCTTCAGCCGTGACGAAGCCAACGCCCGTGGCTAA